GGTGCAGGACGTGTTCGAGGCCGTCGGCGCGCATTCGGCCGGCCGCATCGACGACGCCGAGCTGCACCGCATCGAGTCCCACGCCTGCCCCGGCGCCGGCGCCTGCGGCGGCCAGTTCACCGCCAACACCATGGCCATGGTGCTGACCTTCCTGGGCCTGTCGCCGCTGGGTTTGAACGACATCCCCGCGATCCACGCCGACAAGCCCGAGGCTGCGCACCACTGCGGCGAGCTGGTGATGCAGCAATTGCGCAAGGGCGGCCCCACGCCGCGCACGCTGCTGACCCTGCCGTCGCTGCGCAATGCCGCGCGTGCGGTGTCGGCCACCGCCGGATCGACCAACGCCGCGCTGCACCTGTTGGCGATCGCGCACGAGGCCGGCGTGGCCTTCGACCTGGAGGAATTCGAAGCCGCGGCCAGTACGCCGGTGATCGCCGACCTGAAACCGGGCGGGCGCTACACCGCCGCGGAAATGTTCGAGTTCGGCGGTGCGGCGCTGGTGGCGCGCGAACTGCGACAGGCCGGTCTGATCGAGGACATCCCCACGGTCACCGGCCTGTCCTTTTTCCACGAGCTGGATCAGGCCTGCATGGCCGACGGGCAGGACGTGGTTCGCCCGATCGCCGATCCGATCAAGCCGCGCGGCGGCTATTCCATCGTCTACGGCAACCTGGCGCCGGAGGGCTGCATCCTCAAGCTCGCCGGTCACGGTCGCGAGCATTTCTCCGGCCCGGCGCGCGTGTTCGATTCCGAAGAAGCGGCCTTCGCCGCGGTGCAGGCGCGGCAGATCCGTGCCGGCGACGTGGTCGCGATCCGCTTCGAAGGCCCCACCGGCGGCCCGGGCATGCGCGAAATGCTGGCCGTCACCGCCGCGCTGGTGGGCCAGGGCCTGGGCAACGACGTGGCCCTGATCACCGACGGCCGCTTCAGCGGCGCGACCCACGGCTTCATGGTCGGCCACATCGCGCCGGAAGCCGCGCACGGCGGTCCGATCGCGCGCCTGCGCGAAGGCGACATCGTCAGCATCGACGTGGCCACCCGCAGCCTGAGCGTGGCCGCCGACCTGGACGCGCGCGAACCGGCGCGGATCGAACCGCGCGTGACCACCGGCGTGCTGGCCAAGTACGCGCGCAGCGTCGGCTCGGCCTCGCGCGGCGCGGTCACCGCGCCCGGCCCCTTGCAAGCCCCCGCGCCCAAGCGCATCGCCGCGGCGCTGATCGAACCCGCAGTCCCCGAACCCGCCTGACCGCTAGCTCCTAACTCCCTACCAACCCCCTTCTACCCAGAGACCCGTCATGACCAGCACCGCTTCCCGCCCCAAGATCGCCATCGTCGGCTACGGCAGCCAGGGCCGCGCGCACGCGCTCAACCTGCGCGACTCCGGCTTCGACGTCACCGTAGGCCTGCGCCCCGGCGGTCCCACCGAACTCAAGGCCAAGGCCGACGGCTTCACCGTCCAGACCCCGGCCGAGGCGGTGGCCGCGGCCGATCTGGTCGCGGTGCTCACGCCGGACATGGTTCAGCCGCAGCTCTATCGCGAGGTCATCGAGCCCAACATCCGCGCCGGCGCCTGCCTGCTGTTCGCGCACGGCTTCAACGTGCACTACGGCCAGATCGCGCCGCGCGCGGATCTGGACTTGGTGCTGGTGGCGCCCAAGGGTCCGGGCGCGCTGGTGCGCCGCGAATACGAGATCGGCCGCGGCGTGCCCAGCGTCTATGCCGTACATCAGGACACCAGCGGCCGCGCCGAAGAGTTCGCGCTGACCTATTGCGCCGGCATCGGCGGCGCGCGCCAGAACGCGATCCGGACCACGTTCAAGGAAGAGACCGAGACCGACCTGTTCGGCGAGCAGGCCGTGCTCTGCGGCGGCGCGACCAAGCTGGTCCAGGCCGGCTGGGAAACCCTGGTCGAGGCCGGCTACCAGCCCGAGGTCGCCTATTACGAATGCCTGCACGAACTGAAGCTGATCGTGGACCTGTTCTACGAAGGCGGCGTGACCCGCATGCACGAGTTCATCAGCGAGACCGCGCAGTACGGCGCGCTGACCCGCGGCCCCTACGTGGTCGACGAGGACACCCGCGCGCAGATGCGCCGCGTGCTCAAGGAAATCCAGGACGGCACCTTCGCCCGCCAGTGGATCGCCGAGTACGCCGCCGGCAACGCCAATTACAAGGCGCTCAAGCAGGCCGACCTGGATCACCCGATCGAGGCGGTGGGCAAGAAGCTGCGCGCGAACATGAAGTGGCTGGATACGGCGCCCAAGGCGCAGCCGGCCGCACCCGCTCCCGCCGCCACCCGCGGCGAACGACAGGAAGAGGCTGCGTGATGAACGGTGCCCGCTGGCTGGCGCAAGCGCTGGCCGCAGAAGGCGTGGACACGCTGTTCGGTTATCCGGGCGGCACGATCATGCCTTTCTACGACGCCCTGCACGGGTCGGACCTCAAGCATGTGCTGGTCCGCCACGAGCAAGGCGCCGCTTTCGCTGCCAACGGCTATGCCCGTGCCAGCGGGCGAGTCGGCGTATGCGTGGCCACCTCCGGCCCCGGCGCATCCAACCTGGTCACCGGCATCGCCGACGCGATGCTGGACTCGGTGCCGATGGTCGCCATCACCGGCCAGGTCCCGACCGGGCTGATGGGCACCGATGCGTTCCAGGAACTGGACGTGTTCGGCATGACCCTGCCCATCGTCAAGCACAGCTTCCTGGCGCGCAGCGTGGACGAGCTGCCGCGCATGGTCGGCGAGGCCTTCCGCCTGGCGCGTTCGGGCCGGCCCGGCCCGGTGCTGATCGATCTGCCCAAGGACGTGCAGAACGCCGACGCCTCGCATCTGCCCGCGCACGCGCCGCTGCCGACCGACCCGGTGCCGGCCGCGCCCGACGCCTCCTACCACGAGGCCGCGGCACTGATCGCGCACGCACGCAAGCCGCTGGTCTACGGCGGCGGCGGCATCGCCCTGGGCGACGCCGTGGACGCGTTCCGCGCCTTCGTCGAAGGCAGCCAGATCCCGGCCGTGCTGACGCTGAAAGGCCTGGGCGCGCTGCCGGCCGATCACCTGTTGAACCTGGGCATGCTGGGCATGCACGGCAACCGCGCCGCCAACATGTCGGTGCAGGAATGCGATCTGCTGATCGTGGTCGGCGCGCGCTTCGACGACCGCGCCACCGGCAAGCTGGCCGAGTTCGCGCCGAACGCGCGCGTGGTCCATCTGGACCTGGACCCGGCCGAGATCGGCAAGCTGCGCGCGGTGGACGCGGCCGTGAACGGCGACCTGCGCCGCTCGCTGGACGCGCTGACCCCGGCCTGCACCGCGCAGACCCAGGCGCGCAACGGCGGCGCGCGCCGTACCTGGCGCGACATCTGCCTGCAGCGCAAGCGCGATTGCGCGCCGCGCTACGACGCGCCCGGCGAAACCGTGTACGCGCCGGCGCTGCTCAAGCGCCTGTCGGAACTGGCGCCCAAGGCGGTGGTCGCATGCGACGTGGGCCAACACCAGATGTGGGTGGCCCAGCACTGGCGCTTCGACGATCCGCGCAAGCACCTGACCAGCGGCGCGCTGGGCGCCATGGGTTTCGGCCTGCCGGCCGCGATCGGCGCGCAGCTGCAGGACCCGGCCGCGCAAGTGATCTGCGTCAGCGGCGACGGCTCGTTCCTGATGAACGTGCAGGAGCTGGCCACGGCCGCGCGCTACCGCCTGCCGGTGAAGATCGTGCTGCTCGACAACCAGGCCCTGGGCATGGTGCGGCAGTGGCAGGAGCTGTTCTTCGAGCGCCGCTATTCCGAGATCGATCTGTCCGACAACCCGGACTTCTGCGCGATCGCCGCGGCCTTCGGCGTGGCCGCGTTCCATGTCGAACGCGCCGACGCGGTCGAGGACGCGCTGGCCGCGATGCTGGCCTGCGAGGGCCCGGCGCTGCTGCACGTGGCCATCGACCAGCAGGCCAACGTCTGGCCGCTGGTGCCGCCCAACAGCAACAACGCGCAAATGCTGGACCCCGAAGCCGACGCCGCGGCGACCGCCGCCGCCCCCTCTCCCACCCCCGCCAACGACAAGGAGGATGCCCATGCGATACCAGCTTGAACTGACCCTGCGCCAGGCCGAGGGCGCGCTGGCTCGCGTACTGGGCGCCGCCGAACGGCGCGGTTTCCGTCCCCTGTCGGTGGACGGCGAAGCGCAACCCGATGGCGATCGCTGGCACCTGCGCATGACGGTGGAAGGCGAGCGCGCCGACAGCGCGCTGCAGAGCCAGCTGGCCAAGCTCTACGACTGTTTGGCGGTGGAGGTGTCCCCATGTACTTGAATGCCGAAACCCTGGAAGCGCCGCCGGCCGCGCAAGCCCGCGGCGCCGCCGACGCGGCCGCGCGTGCGGCGCGCGCGCCGCGCGAGCGCTATCCGCAACCGCGCGAGCAGCCGCTGATCTGGTTCGATGGCGAGTTCATCGCCGGCGACGCACCGGAAGCCCCGCTGACCACCCACGCCATGCATTACGGCACCGCCGTGTTCGAGGGCATCCGCAGCTATGCCACCGCCGACGGCGGCGCGGCGGTGTTCCGCCTGCGCGAACACATGGAGCGCATGCGCAAGGGTGCGGACATGTTCGGCATCGACTTCGACGTCGACCGCGCCAGCCGCGCCACCCTCGCCACGCTGCGCGCCAACGGCCATCGCGACGCCTACATCCGTCCGCTGACCTGGATGGGCACCGGCACGATCGGCCTGGACGTGGACCCGCTGAGCCAGCACCTGATGATCGCCACCCTGGCCAAAGTGGTGCACCTGGGCGGCGCGCGCACGCGTCTGACCGTGTCGCCGTGGAAGCGCAACCCGGCGACTTCGCTGCCCGCGCTGAAGCTGTCCGGCGCCTACGTCAATTCCATCCTGGCCAAGCGCGAAGCCAAGCAGCGCGGTTTCGACGAGGCGCTGTTCACCGACGACAAGGGGTACGTGGTCGAGTGCACCGGCGCCAATGTGTTCATGGTCAAGAACGGCGTGGTCACCTCGGTCGACCATCGCGACGCGCTGCCGGGCATCACCCGCGACACCATGATCGCGCTGTCCGGCGCCAGTTCGCGCGAGGTCACCCTGCACGAGCTGCTGGACGCCGACGAGGTCTTCGTCTGCGGCACCGCCGCCGAGGCCACCGCGATCGCGGTGCTGGACCGCCGCGAGTTCGGCGACAACCCGGTCACCCGCGAGCTGTCGGCGCTGTACGCGCGCGTGGTCCGCGGCGAGGAGCCGGGCTACGCGCACTGGCTGACGGCGGTCTAGGCATGGATGGCGACGTAGCCCGCGCCGCGCACGTGAGCGCCGCCGACCTGCTGGCGGCGCAGGCGCGGCTGCGTCGTTACCTGCCGCCCACGCCGCTGCACCACGCCGAACGTTTCGGCTGCTGGCTGAAGCTGGAGAACCTGCAGCGCACCGGTTCCTACAAGGTGCGCGGCGCGTTGAATGCGCTGCTGGCCGGGCGCGAGCGCGGCGACCACCGCCCGGTGATCGCCGCCTCCGCCGGCAACCATGCGCAGGGCCTGGCCTGGGCCGCCTACCGCCTGGGCGTCAACGCGATCACGGTGATGCCGCGCGGCGCGCCGCAGACCAAGATCGCCGGCGTCGCCCATTGGGGCGCGACCGTGCGCCTGCACGGCGACAGTTACGACGAAGCCAAGGCTTTCGCCTGCGAGCTGGCGCAGCAGCACGACTACCGCTTGCTGTCGGCCTTCGACGATGCCGACGTGATCGCCGGCCAGGGCACCGTCGGCCTGGAGCTGGCCACGTTCGCGCCGGACGTGGTGGTGGTGCCGATCGGCGGCGGCGGCCTGGCCGCCGGCGTGGCCCTGGCGCTGAAATCCGAACTGCTGACGGGCACGCCTGCGTCGCGGCGCGTGCGCGTAATCGGCGCCCAGGTCGAAGGCGTGGACTCGATGGCGCGCGCGCTGCGCGGCGACCGCCGCGCGATCGAGCCGGCCGCGACCCTGGCCGACGGCGTGCGGGTCAAGGACCCCGGCCGCCTGACCCAGCGCGTGCTGGAAAAGTTGCTGGACGACGTGGTGATCGTGCGCGAGGCCGAACTGCGCGAAACCCTGGTGCGGCTGGCCTTGGAAGAACACGTGATCGCCGAGGGCGCCGGCGCGCTGGCGCTGGCCGCCGGCCGGCGCATCGCCGCCAAGCGCAAGTGCGCGGTGGTGTCGGGCGGCAATGTGGATGCCGGCGTATTGGCGCAGCTGCTGTCGGACGTGCGCCCGCGCGCGCCGCGCCGTCCGCGCCGCCGCAGCCGCGAGGCGCCCGCACGCGCGGCCGCCGGCGAGGGCGACATCTACCGGCTGGCCCGACTTAGTCGCGGGCCGGCGTCCGACCCGCGCCCGGCCCATCGCCTTGCCGCCACTCACCCGCATTCCGATCTGACCGAGGACTTACCCGCATGAACCCGCCCGCACCGGACGTACCGGACGTAGCCGCCGAAGCACGAACGCCGACCCACCACGTCGCGATTTTCGACACCAGCCTGCGCGACGGCGAACAGTCGCCAGGCTGCAGCATGACCGCCAGCCAGAAGCTGCGCTTCGCCCACGCCCTGGCCGAACTGGGCGTGGACACCATCGAGGCTGGTTTTCCGGCCAGTTCCGGCGCCGAAATCGACGCGACCCGCGCGATCGCCCGTGAAGTGCGCGGCTCCACCCTGGCCGCGCTGGCGCGCTGCCACAGCGGCGACATCGAAGCCTGCGCGCAAGCGCTGGACGGCGCCGCGCGGCCGCGCATCCATGTGTTCATCTCCACCAGCCCGCTGCATCGCGAACACAAGCTGGGCCTGAGCCGCGAGCAGGTGCTGGAGCGCGCGGTCATGGGCGTGGAACTGGCGCGCCGCTACGTCGACGACGTCGAGTTCTCGGCCGAGGACGCGCTGCGCACCGAACCCGAATTCCTGGCCCAGGTCTGCAGCGCCGCACTGGCCGCCGGCGCGCGCACCCTGAACATTCCCGACACCGTCGGCTACACCACGCCCAGCGAGATCCGCGCGCTGTTCGAGTACCTGCGCGGCCACGTGGTCGGTGCCGAGCGCGCGATCTTCAGCGCGCACTGCCACAACGACCTGGGCCTGGCCGTGGCCAACAGCCTGGCGGCGATCGAGGGCGGTGCGCGCCAGGTCGAGTGCACCATCAACGGCATCGGCGAACGCGCCGGCAACTGCGCGATGGAAGAACTGGTCATGGCCCTGCGCGTGCGCGGCGCCTACTACAACGCCCACACCCGTATCGACGCGCGCCGACTGGTGCCGACCTCGCGCCTGCTCTCGCGCATCACCGGCATGGCCGTGCAGCGCAATAAGGCCATCGTCGGCCAGAACGCGTTCGCGCACGAGTCCGGCATCCATCAGCACGGCATGCTCAAGCACCGCGGCACCTACGAGATCATGAATCCCGAGGACGTGGGCTGGTCACAGTCGCAGATGGTGCTGGGCCGCCACAGCGGCCGCGCCGCGCTGGCCGACCGCCTGCAGACGCTGGGCTTCGTGGTCGACGAGGCGCGCCTGAATGCGGTGTTCGCCAGCTTCAAGTCGCTGGCCGAGAAGAAGCGCGAAGTCTTCGACGCCGACCTGGAAGCGCTGGTGCTCGGCGCCGACGCGCGTGCCGCGCGCGGTCACCGCCTGACCCGCGCGCACGTCAGCACCGGTGTGGCCAGCGACAGCCTGCCCACCGCCAGCGTGCAACTGGTCGACCCCGACGGCGCGGCGATCAGCGAAGCCGCGGTCGGCGACGGCCCGGTGCACGCGCTGTTCGCCGCGCTGGCGCGCGCCACCGGCGTGCAACTGCAGGTGGAGAGCTACCACGTGTCCAGCGTGACCACCGGCGACGACGCCCAGGGCCAAGCCAGCGTGACCGCGCGCGTGGACGGCGTGGAACTAACCGGCTCGGGCACCAGCACCGACATCCTCGAGGCCAGCGCGCTGGCCTGGCTGGACGTGGCCAACCGCGTGCTGCGCACGCAACAGCAACCCAGGCCCATGGCGGTCGCCATGGCTTGAATTCCAACGCCGCTCCGTATCGTCGTCCCCGCGCAGGCGGGGACCCAGGGCTACACCGAGGCATGACTCTGAAGTCTCCGGATTCCCGCCTACGCGGGAATGACGGCCGAATCTCCGCCATCACCGCCTATCCGCCATGACCGCACCCAAAACCCTGTTCGACAAACTGTGGGACGCGCACCTGGTCGCGCCCGAGAGCGAGGCCGTACCGGCCGTGCTCTACATCGACCTGCACCTGATCCACGAGGTCACCTCGCCGCAGGCCTTCGCCGAACTCGACGCGCGCGGCATCGCCCCGCGCCGGCCCGAGCGGACCAAGGGCACGCTGGACCATTCCACCCCGACCCTGCCGCGCGACGAAGACGGCCGCCTGCCCTACACCACCGCCGAAGCCGAAAACCAGGTCGACACCCTGCGCCGCAACTGCGCTCGCCACGGCGTGGAGCTGTTCGATTACGACAGCCCGCACCGCGGCATCGTCCACGTGATCGGCCCGGAGCTGGGCCTGACCCAGCCCGGCATGACCATCGTCTGCGGCGACAGCCACACCGCCACCCACGGCGCTTTCGGCGCGCTGGCCTTCGGCATCGGCACCAGCGAGGTCGGCCATGTCTTGGCCACCCAATGCCTGCTGCAGCGCAAGCCGCGCACCCTGGCCATCACCATCGACGGCGAACTCGCTCCCGGCGTGGGCGCCAAGGACCTGATCCTGCACGTGATCGGCCGCATCGGCGTCAACGGCGGCACCGGCCACGTGATCGAGTACCGCGGCTCCACCGTGCGCGGCCTGTCCATGGACGAGCGCATGACCGTGTGCAACATGTCGATCGAAGCCGGCGCGCGCGCCGGCCTGATCGCGCCCGACGAAGTCACCTACGCCTATCTGGCCGGGCGCCCGCGCGCGCCGCAGGGCGCCGAGTTCGAGGCCGCGGTCGCGCGCTGGCGCGAACTGCGCAGCGACGAAGGCGCGCGCTTCGATCGCGAAGTGCATATCGACGCCGCCGATATCCGCCCCACCCTGACCTGGGGCACGCATCCGGGCCAGGTCACGGCAGTGGACGATGTCCTGCCGCAAGCCAGCGACGCCGACGACGCCAAGGCCCTGGCCTACATGGGCCTGAGCGGCGGCGCGCCGCTAACCGGCGCGCCGGTGGACGTGGTGTTCGTGGGCAGCTGCACCAACTCGCGCCTGAGCGATCTGCGCGAGGCCGCGCGCGTGCTCAGGGGCCGCCGCGTGCACCCCCGCGTGCGCATGCTGGTGGTGCCGGGTTCGGAGCAGGTCAAGCGCGAGGCCGAGGCCGAAGGCATCGACCGCATCGTGCGCGCGGCCGGCGCCGAGTGGCGCGAGCCGGGCTGCTCGATGTGCATCGCCATGAACGGCGACCTGGTTGGCCCCGGCCAGCTGGCCGTGTCGACCAGCAACCGCAACTTCGAAGGCCGCCAGGGCAAGGGCGCGCGCACCCTGCTGGCCTCGCCGCTGACCGCGGCCGCCTGCGCGGTGGCCGGCGAG
This portion of the Lysobacter silvisoli genome encodes:
- a CDS encoding dihydroxy-acid dehydratase translates to MRSNAIKSGPARAPARAMLRATGLDDAAIARPLVAVVHTWSDVSPCNITLRDLAQHVRRGVSDNGGTPIEFNTIAVTDGIAMGSDGMRASLASRETIADSIELAVSGHCLDAMVLLVGCDKTIPAAAMAAARLDIPTVVLYGGTIMPGHCPSKRGSGEDKPLTVQDVFEAVGAHSAGRIDDAELHRIESHACPGAGACGGQFTANTMAMVLTFLGLSPLGLNDIPAIHADKPEAAHHCGELVMQQLRKGGPTPRTLLTLPSLRNAARAVSATAGSTNAALHLLAIAHEAGVAFDLEEFEAAASTPVIADLKPGGRYTAAEMFEFGGAALVARELRQAGLIEDIPTVTGLSFFHELDQACMADGQDVVRPIADPIKPRGGYSIVYGNLAPEGCILKLAGHGREHFSGPARVFDSEEAAFAAVQARQIRAGDVVAIRFEGPTGGPGMREMLAVTAALVGQGLGNDVALITDGRFSGATHGFMVGHIAPEAAHGGPIARLREGDIVSIDVATRSLSVAADLDAREPARIEPRVTTGVLAKYARSVGSASRGAVTAPGPLQAPAPKRIAAALIEPAVPEPA
- a CDS encoding threonine dehydratase is translated as MDGDVARAAHVSAADLLAAQARLRRYLPPTPLHHAERFGCWLKLENLQRTGSYKVRGALNALLAGRERGDHRPVIAASAGNHAQGLAWAAYRLGVNAITVMPRGAPQTKIAGVAHWGATVRLHGDSYDEAKAFACELAQQHDYRLLSAFDDADVIAGQGTVGLELATFAPDVVVVPIGGGGLAAGVALALKSELLTGTPASRRVRVIGAQVEGVDSMARALRGDRRAIEPAATLADGVRVKDPGRLTQRVLEKLLDDVVIVREAELRETLVRLALEEHVIAEGAGALALAAGRRIAAKRKCAVVSGGNVDAGVLAQLLSDVRPRAPRRPRRRSREAPARAAAGEGDIYRLARLSRGPASDPRPAHRLAATHPHSDLTEDLPA
- a CDS encoding ACT domain-containing protein — protein: MRYQLELTLRQAEGALARVLGAAERRGFRPLSVDGEAQPDGDRWHLRMTVEGERADSALQSQLAKLYDCLAVEVSPCT
- the leuC gene encoding 3-isopropylmalate dehydratase large subunit → MTAPKTLFDKLWDAHLVAPESEAVPAVLYIDLHLIHEVTSPQAFAELDARGIAPRRPERTKGTLDHSTPTLPRDEDGRLPYTTAEAENQVDTLRRNCARHGVELFDYDSPHRGIVHVIGPELGLTQPGMTIVCGDSHTATHGAFGALAFGIGTSEVGHVLATQCLLQRKPRTLAITIDGELAPGVGAKDLILHVIGRIGVNGGTGHVIEYRGSTVRGLSMDERMTVCNMSIEAGARAGLIAPDEVTYAYLAGRPRAPQGAEFEAAVARWRELRSDEGARFDREVHIDAADIRPTLTWGTHPGQVTAVDDVLPQASDADDAKALAYMGLSGGAPLTGAPVDVVFVGSCTNSRLSDLREAARVLRGRRVHPRVRMLVVPGSEQVKREAEAEGIDRIVRAAGAEWREPGCSMCIAMNGDLVGPGQLAVSTSNRNFEGRQGKGARTLLASPLTAAACAVAGEVTDPRAYLDAIATEAA
- a CDS encoding 2-isopropylmalate synthase, which produces MNPPAPDVPDVAAEARTPTHHVAIFDTSLRDGEQSPGCSMTASQKLRFAHALAELGVDTIEAGFPASSGAEIDATRAIAREVRGSTLAALARCHSGDIEACAQALDGAARPRIHVFISTSPLHREHKLGLSREQVLERAVMGVELARRYVDDVEFSAEDALRTEPEFLAQVCSAALAAGARTLNIPDTVGYTTPSEIRALFEYLRGHVVGAERAIFSAHCHNDLGLAVANSLAAIEGGARQVECTINGIGERAGNCAMEELVMALRVRGAYYNAHTRIDARRLVPTSRLLSRITGMAVQRNKAIVGQNAFAHESGIHQHGMLKHRGTYEIMNPEDVGWSQSQMVLGRHSGRAALADRLQTLGFVVDEARLNAVFASFKSLAEKKREVFDADLEALVLGADARAARGHRLTRAHVSTGVASDSLPTASVQLVDPDGAAISEAAVGDGPVHALFAALARATGVQLQVESYHVSSVTTGDDAQGQASVTARVDGVELTGSGTSTDILEASALAWLDVANRVLRTQQQPRPMAVAMA
- the ilvC gene encoding ketol-acid reductoisomerase encodes the protein MTSTASRPKIAIVGYGSQGRAHALNLRDSGFDVTVGLRPGGPTELKAKADGFTVQTPAEAVAAADLVAVLTPDMVQPQLYREVIEPNIRAGACLLFAHGFNVHYGQIAPRADLDLVLVAPKGPGALVRREYEIGRGVPSVYAVHQDTSGRAEEFALTYCAGIGGARQNAIRTTFKEETETDLFGEQAVLCGGATKLVQAGWETLVEAGYQPEVAYYECLHELKLIVDLFYEGGVTRMHEFISETAQYGALTRGPYVVDEDTRAQMRRVLKEIQDGTFARQWIAEYAAGNANYKALKQADLDHPIEAVGKKLRANMKWLDTAPKAQPAAPAPAATRGERQEEAA
- a CDS encoding aminotransferase class IV, with translation MYLNAETLEAPPAAQARGAADAAARAARAPRERYPQPREQPLIWFDGEFIAGDAPEAPLTTHAMHYGTAVFEGIRSYATADGGAAVFRLREHMERMRKGADMFGIDFDVDRASRATLATLRANGHRDAYIRPLTWMGTGTIGLDVDPLSQHLMIATLAKVVHLGGARTRLTVSPWKRNPATSLPALKLSGAYVNSILAKREAKQRGFDEALFTDDKGYVVECTGANVFMVKNGVVTSVDHRDALPGITRDTMIALSGASSREVTLHELLDADEVFVCGTAAEATAIAVLDRREFGDNPVTRELSALYARVVRGEEPGYAHWLTAV
- the ilvG gene encoding acetolactate synthase 2 catalytic subunit; amino-acid sequence: MNGARWLAQALAAEGVDTLFGYPGGTIMPFYDALHGSDLKHVLVRHEQGAAFAANGYARASGRVGVCVATSGPGASNLVTGIADAMLDSVPMVAITGQVPTGLMGTDAFQELDVFGMTLPIVKHSFLARSVDELPRMVGEAFRLARSGRPGPVLIDLPKDVQNADASHLPAHAPLPTDPVPAAPDASYHEAAALIAHARKPLVYGGGGIALGDAVDAFRAFVEGSQIPAVLTLKGLGALPADHLLNLGMLGMHGNRAANMSVQECDLLIVVGARFDDRATGKLAEFAPNARVVHLDLDPAEIGKLRAVDAAVNGDLRRSLDALTPACTAQTQARNGGARRTWRDICLQRKRDCAPRYDAPGETVYAPALLKRLSELAPKAVVACDVGQHQMWVAQHWRFDDPRKHLTSGALGAMGFGLPAAIGAQLQDPAAQVICVSGDGSFLMNVQELATAARYRLPVKIVLLDNQALGMVRQWQELFFERRYSEIDLSDNPDFCAIAAAFGVAAFHVERADAVEDALAAMLACEGPALLHVAIDQQANVWPLVPPNSNNAQMLDPEADAAATAAAPSPTPANDKEDAHAIPA